The proteins below are encoded in one region of Megalops cyprinoides isolate fMegCyp1 chromosome 14, fMegCyp1.pri, whole genome shotgun sequence:
- the LOC118789505 gene encoding helix-loop-helix protein 2-like — MMLSPDQPDSDLPWGQSDAESVLHDIKIGCVSDEPMEGEGKTRSLAPQALSREEKRRRRRATAKYRSAHATRERIRVEAFNVAFAELRKLLPTLPPDKKLSKIEILRLAICYISYLNHVLDV; from the coding sequence atgatgcTGAGTCCAGATCAGCCTGACTCCGACCTCCCGTGGGGCCAGTCCGACGCCGAATCGGTGCTGCACGACATCAAGATCGGCTGCGTCTCCGACGAGCcgatggagggagaggggaagacgAGGTCCCTCGCCCCACAGGCTCTTAGCAGAGAGGAGAAGCGGAGAAGGAGACGCGCCACGGCGAAGTACCGCTCGGCCCACGCCACCCGTGAACGGATCCGGGTGGAAGCCTTCAACGTAGCGTTCGCCGAGCTAAGGAAGCTGCTGCCCACCCTTCCGCCAGACAAGAAGCTCTCCAAAATCGAAATCCTTAGGCTCGCGATTTGCTACATCTCCTATCTCAACCACGTTTTGGACGTTTAG